The following DNA comes from Bryobacteraceae bacterium.
AACGACAGCCGCATCGCCGCCGGCGCGCTGAACAACCCGATTATCCTGAGCCGCCTCGGCATGGGCACGTCGGTCTCGCAGTTGATCACCGATTTCGGGCGCACGCAGGACCTCACCCAGACCAGCCGCCTTCGCGCGGACTCGGCTCGGGAGAACATCAACGCCACGCGAGCCGGCGTCGTCCTCAGTGTCTACCGCGCTTTCTACAGCGGCCTTCGCACCCGAAATATCCTCCGCGTGCTCCGCCAGACGATCGAGGATCGCCAGCTCATCCTCGATCAAGTCAACGCGCTCGCGGCCAGCAATCTCAAATCGCGCCTCGACGTCAGCTTCGCCGAAGTGAACCTCTCGGAGGCGCAGCTCGCGCTCTCCGCCGCGGAGAACCTCCATCAGGCCGCGCTCGCCGAGCTCTCCTCGGCGATGGGTTTCCGTGAGCCGCGCGATTACGACCTCGTCGAAGTGGACCCGCGCAACCAGCCTCCGCCCTCCTCGGCGGACCTGATCGCGTCGGCCATCGCCGCCCGTCCCGAAATCACGGCGCTCCGCCTCGAGCACCAGGCCGCGCTTCGCTATGTGGAGGCGGAGAAGAAGCTCTCGCGCCCGACGGTCTCCGCCCTTGGCGCGGCCGGCGTCGCCCCCGCCCATAGCGACCGGATGCGCGGCCGGTACGGCGCCGTCGGCGTCACGTTCAACATGCCGGTCTTCAACGGTCATCTTTTCGACGCGCGCGAGCGCGAAGCTGCGTTCCGGGCGCAGTCGATCGCGAAGCGGATCGAGGATATCGAGAACAACGTTGCCCGCGAGATCACCGTCGCGCGGCTGAATGCCGACACCGCCTGGCAGCGCATCGCGCTCGGGGCGCAGTTGTTGAAGCAATCGCGGCTGGCGTTGGACCTCGCCCAGGAGCGCTACAAGCTCGGACTGAGCTCGATCGTGGAGCTCAGCCAGGCGCAGTTGAACGAGACAACGGCCACCATCCGCGACACCGCGGCGCAGTACGACTATCTGATCGAGATCGCCAACCTGGAATATCAGGCCGGGCGGCTGCGGTAGCGGCCTTTGCGTCCGGCGCGATAATGTCCCGATGGCTCCCCTCGACGGCATCACCGTCCTCGATTTCACCCGCGCCGTCGCCGGTCCGTTCGCCACCATGATGCTCGGCGACCTGGGCGCGCGCGTGATCAAGATCGAAGAGCCGGCCCGCGGCGATGAGACCCGCGCCTGGGCCCCGCCCTTCGTGGGCGGCGAAAGCGCGTACTTTCTATCGATGAACCGCAATAAGGAGAGCGTCGCGGCGGACCTCAAGACCGCCGCCGATCTCGCGCTCGTCCGCTCCATCGCGGCACGCGCCGACGTCGTCGTTGAGAACTTTCGTCCCGGGGTGATGGAACGGCTCGGCCTGGGCTACGAGGCGCTACGCGAATCGAACCCCGGCCTCATCTACGCTTCGGTCTCCGGCTTCGGGCAGACCGGACCGGCGAGCCACCTTCCCGGCTACGACATGATCGTGCAGGCCGTTTCCGGCTCCATGCATACGAGCGCGACGCCGGAGCAGGAGGCGGCGAAGGTGGCGTTTCCCGTCTCCGATATCGTCGCGGCGCTATTCACGTCGAACGCGATCGCGGCGGCGCTCTACGAACGCACCCATACCGGTGCGGGACGGCGCATCGAAGTGAGTCTTCTCGAAGCGATGCTCTGCGCGCAAAGCAACCTCGCCGGAAGTATCCTCCTCGCCGACCACGACCCGCCGCGCGTGGGCATCGCGCAGGGCAACATCGTCCCCTATCAGTTGTTCCACTGCCGGGACGCGGCGATCGTCTGCGGTGCGCTGAACGAACCGATGTGGGCGCGCTTCTGCGCCGCCCTCGAGAAGCCGGAATGGCTGGCCGACTCCCGCTTCGCCGGCAATCCGGCGCGGATGCGGCATCGCGCCGAGCTTGTCGGCTTGATTGAAGGCGTGCTCGGGGCGGGCACGGTGGCGGATTGGACGGCGCGCTTCGAGCGCCACGGCATCCCCTGCGGGCCGGTGCTGTCGCTGCGGGAGGCGCTGGAGCTCGAGCAGGTGGCCGCGCGGGGCGCCGTTGTCGAGATGGAGAGCGCGGCCCTCGGGAAGTTGCGCATGGTGGGGAACCCGATGCGGATCGAGGGGTGTGATCTTGTCTACCGTGCGCCGGCGGCTCTGGGAGCCGATACGGCGCGGGTGCGGGCGGAGTTCTCCGTTCCGGAGGGTTCATAGCGCGCCGTGAATTCCGCGGACCGCCCGCTCGCTACCGGACAAGCCCCTCGATCGCCTCCAACTCCCGTCCCGCGTCGGCGTACTTGCCCTGCGACCAGAGCTCGCGATAGCGCTTGAGGCGACCGCGAATCTCAGTCAGTCTGCGCGCGTCGCCGCCCGTCGGCGGGCGTTCCACCGCGGGCGCCGCGCCGGCGGCCGGAGCGGCCGTGGGAACAGGGGCGCCGCCGCGGACCTGTTCCAACGCGGCGAGCGCTTCGGCGTAGGTATCGCGATAGACCAGGTCGTTGCCCATGGCGAGCACCACCTTCTTCAACTGCGGCATCCGCGCCTCGGCGGCCTGGATGTAGATGGGCTCCACGTACAGGAACGAGTCCTCCACGGGCAGCACGAGCATCTGGCCCCGCAGCACGGTGGAGCCTTTCTGGCCCCAGAGCGAGAGGTCCTTCGAGATCTCGGGGTCCTGATCGATGCGGGCCTCCATCTGCATCGGTCCGAAGACGAGTTCCTGCTTGGAAAGCTGCAGGAACGATAGTTCACCGAGGTGCTCGCCGTCGCAGCGCGCGATCATCACGCCGATGAGATTATCCTTGCTCCGCGGCGTGAACGGCAGCAGCAAAAGGAACTCGGGCTCGGTTTCGCCGGGCAGCGTCGCCACCACGTAGGTAGGCGCCACCGGACTCGGCCTGTTCTCGTTGCCGTACAAGTTCCGCGCGATGTCCCACACGTCTTCCTTGTTATAGAAGGTCTGTGGGTCCCGCATGTGAAACAGCCGGTAGATCTGCGCCTGCGTTTGAAACAGCGTTTCCGGGTAGCGCAGGTGCGCGCGGATGCTGGCGGGCATCTCCGCCATCGGCTTGAACAACTGGGGGAACAGATTGCGGTAGGCGCCGACGATCGGGTCCGTCTCATCGACGACATACAGCGCGATGGTGCCGTTGTAGGCGTCCACGGTCGCCTTCACTGAGTTGCGGATGTAGTTGACGCGCCCGCCCCCGAGCAGCACGTGGCTCGAGTAGGGATGCGAATCGGAGACGGTGTAGGCGTCCACGGTCCATACGAGGCGGCCGTCTTCGGTAACCACCATGTACGGATCGGAATCCCAGTAGAGGAAGCCCGCCACCGTGTCCAGCCGTTGCTCCACGTTGCGGCGGATGATCATGCGGGTGTCATCGGTGAACAGCGTAGTCAGCACCATGTTGATGTCGGCGTAGCGGATGGCGGCGGCGACGCGGAGCGGGAAGGAGGCTACCGGGAAGCCGCCGGCGCCCTCGTATCGCGTGAAGACGCTGTCGTTGCCGGATGGGTAGGAAAACTCCTTCTGGCCGGATCTGACGAAGAGCGGCTCGTGCGTTACTTCGCCGTAGTAGATTTCGGGCCGCGTGAGCTTCAGGCTGGCGGTATTGATCTTGGGCGGCGCGTCCTGCACCAGCAGGTTCGGCAACCCGTCCGGTGTGATCCGGTTGGCCTCGGCCATCACCATTCCGTAGCCGTGCGTGTAGATGAAGTGCGGGTTGATCCAGCGGCTTTGCGCGTCGGGCAACTGACGAATGTCGAGTTCGCGCGGCGTAAGCATTACCTGGCGGAGGTCCCCGTCGATTACGTATCGGTCCACGTCGCTATCGGCGAAGACGTAGTACGGGCGTAGGGTCTGAATCTGGGATACGGTGTCGTGAAAGGCGCGCCAGTCCCAGAGCCTGATGTTATCGATGATCGCTTTGTGCGCGGCGAGATTGGGGCGCGCGTCGAGCTTCGCCGAAAACTCGGTTTCCTCAATGCGGCGGTTCAACCCGAACGCTGCGCGGGTGGCTTCGATGTGGCGTTCGATGTAAGGCTTCTGGATCTGGATCTCGTTGGGACGCACGTATAGGGCGTTGACCGCGGGAGGCGCCAGGACGTAGAGCGCTCCGGTGGCGACAACGCCGAAGACGGCGCGCCACTGGCCGGCGAGCACAGCCAGCGCCGCGACAACATAGGCGGCGATCATCAGCCAGAGCAGCGGCAGCCGGATATGCTCGTCGACGTAGTCGGCGCCGACGAGAAATCCGTGGTCGCTCATCAGCAGGTCGTATCGGTTCAGGTAGTGGCGCCCGGCGAGCGCCAGCAGAGCCAGCCCTGCCGCGGCCCGGAGAAGTCCGGCGGTCCAGCCGGTTTCAAGACGCAGGGCGCGCACGTCGAACTGGCCGCCCGCGGCCGCTGCTTCGAGCTGCGATTGGATGGGAGCCATGCGCGCCGCCAGAACGTAGGTGAGCGCGGCGCCAACGGCGAGAGCCAGGATGTAGCTGTAGATAACTCGGTAGAACGGGAGCGAGAAAAGATAAAACGCGAGCGGCTTGCCGAAAAGTGGATCCTGCCAGGCGCCTGCCGCCACCGGCTGGCCGCTGCCGCCGAACCAGCGGATTACGGCGTTGGAATCGATCGTGGCCGACGCCAGCATGAGGCCGGCGAACAGGGCCAGCAACACCGAGAGGCGCGCGAAGGCCGGCATTACGCCCAGGCTGCGCCCGCCGTCTTTCAACCCGCGGGCGAGGGCCATCCACAGAATGGCCGCCGCGATCAGCCCGGCGATGCCCGCCGGCGCCACCCCGTAGATGAGCATGTTGACCCAGGTGTCGAGCTGGCCGACTTCCTTCCACCACTCGTAATCGATCCAGGTGCCGGCTAGAATATTGCCGCCGATGATCACGAGCAGCGCGGCGATGATGTAACGGAACGGTCCCACGGCTTCCATGTTAACCCCGACGGACAATCGAGGCCGCCCATTCTCAAATGGTCATGCACGCCCGCCGTCTTCCGGGCGGGCTCGCCCTACTCCGCCGCCACCTCGAACTGGTCCCCCGAATCCGCCACCCATTGCTTCAGCCGCGCCGCCAGCTTCCGCCGCTCCGCCCGGTACCGGTTGTTGTGCGCCACGTTCACCTGTTCGTACGGATCTTCGTTCAGGTTGTACATCACCCAAGGCATGCCGGCGAACGACACGTACTTCCAACCGTCGCGAGTCACCACCCCGCGATACGGCTTGTTGATGCTGTTGGCATGGCCGGTCGGAACCACCTGCTGCAGAAACGCCGAGTCCGGCATTCCCGCCGGCCGCTCCCGCTTCGTCAACCGGAACGACGAGTAGTCGTAGCCTTCCATCCACGTGGGCTTCGCGATCCCGCACAGCCCCAGCGTCGTCGGCGCGATGTCCACCGTCGTCAACACCGCGTCCGGACGCGAGTTCGCCCGGTTGTTGTACCGTGGCTCCTCCCCGGCCAGGATGAACGGCACACGGATCGACTCCTCGAACGGATTCGTCTTTCGATACATCCCATGCGACCCATGCATGTCCCCGTGATCGCTGAAGACGACAAGATGCGTGTTGAAGCTCATCCCGGCCTTGTCGAGCGCCGCCCGCACCCGTCCGATGTTCCAATCCCAGTTCTCGATCATCGCGTAGTAGCCGGCCATGTCGCGCCGCGCGGTCTCCTGGACATCCGGCACGCCGGGCACGTTCGGCCTCATGTCGAGCTTGCCGGGGACGAACTTCTGCATGTACTCCGCCGGCGCCACGTAAGGATCGTGCGGAGGCTGCACCGAAAGCACCGCGAAGAACGGCTTCCCGCGCCCGGCCTGCGCGTCCGCGCCGCGCTCGGCGATGTACTTCGTGAGTAAGTTCGTCAGCTCGTCGGTCTCGTAGCCAGGAAGACGGTAATGGAAAGCATCCTTCCCCCGCCCCCCGTGGACCCAGGAGTCCCACTGGCTGTTGTTGTTCTCATACCCTACCCACTGCGCGAACCCGCCGCGCTTGTCCGGATCTGTGATGTGAAACGCCGCTCGCCCCGTGGCTTCCTTGAACCCCGCCAGATGCCACTTCCCGAAGTACGCCGTGTGATACCCGGCCTCGTTGAACGGCTGCGCGACAGTCGGCTGCCCGTCCGGCAGTGCGTACTCGTGTCCCCGCACGCAATGGTGAGCCCACCGGCTCGTCAGCACGGACCCGCGAAACGGACAGCACAACGGGAACGACGACACGGCGCGAGAGAAGTTCACCCCAAGCGCGGACAGGTTATCGATGTTCGGCGTGGATACGTTCGGGTCGCCATTGCAGCTCAGAGCCTGTGCCCGGTGCTGATCGGCGAACAGCCAGATCACATTCGGCCGCGAGTCCCCGCTCGGCCGCGGCGGGCTCGTCTGCGCGGCGAGCGGCGTCATGGCCGCCGGGGTACTCAGGAACGTGCGTCGGTTCATGCACGCTAATCTACCGGTCTTGATATCCTCGAAGCAACCGCCCGTGCCGATCAATCTCTTCGACGCCGCAAGAGGGAACGCCGTCTCCCTCCGCCAGCGCCTCGACGACGCCCTCGTAGCGCTCCCCCAGCCAGACCGTGACGCACTCACGGCATTCAGAGACCACGTCCAAGACCAAGGCAGAGTCGGCCTGAACATGCGAATGTCCACCGCCGCCGAGTTCCTCGCCGATAGCACCCACCAGAACATCTACGACTTCGCTGCCCAACAAGCCAAGATCACCGGCCACACCGAAGACGAAGTCCTGCGCAGGAAGCTCGGCTCCTGGTACGACAAGCGAACCGCCTTCGACAACGCCTGCCACGACGGCCGTCACTTCCGCTACGGAGCCCTCAACGCCGGCGGACTTGGCGCAAGCTACTACGGAGATTGGTGCGCCATCGTCGCCGAAACCAAGTGGACCGCGTGTGCCCTCGTCTACCTCGAAGCCGATTCGCTCAAGACCTACATGCTCCCCGGCGTCCCAGCGCTAGACCAGGCGGCGATCGCAACCGCTGCCGCACCGTCAGCGCTCAAAGGCACCCTCGCGGCCCTCAAGCATGCCGTCGCCCTACCCGGCCTCCCAACCAACCAGTGGCCCCAAGCACTCTGCTCATCCACCGAATACATCGAAGCGATCTTCACCGGCGGACTCGAACCCCGTGAGCTAGAATCGATGAGAGTTGCCAAGAAGACCTATGAAGTCTATGCCGACTTCGCCTATGAGTTCCTTGCTGGCGGCGCTACCGACGACGAGCGCAACCTGATGGCTCTCTTCGGCATCGTTGTAAAAGGACTGCAGCGGACTGGCATTCCCGTGGAAACGATCGATGTATAACCTGCTCGCCATCGCGCCAAGAGACGGCTGGGCGTTCGTCCGCCAGCCTGATGGGAGCGTTCTGCTCATCCGCCCTCCGTTCCGCGAAACCTTCCGCACACCCGCCACCCAGCAGAACGTAGACGCGGCCATCAGCCAGCACGGCTTCGAGCCAAGCACGGAGCAGTTCCCAACGAAGGCCGGCCTGATCGTCTTCCTCAAGCGGGAAATCGTCGAATCAGCCCGCCGCGAAAACGCCGCCATCCCGGAGGACGCCGCCGAGATCATACTGCGCCACGCCCCTGAGTCCACCGTTGACCGGCTTCTTCTACGCGTCGAGAACGAACTTCTTCCCACCCGCAGATTCGAGCATGCCCACAGCGTCCTCTGCGCCCTGATGTATGCCGACAAAGTCGTCATCGACACGCAACGGCAGAAAAAGGTGCAGGAACTGTTCGGTCGTGCCAAGCGCGGGCTGCCGATCCCTCGCCGGCCTCCTACAACTGAACAATCCCTCCTCAACTCCATCAGCATCATCGTCGCTGACAACCGCGGCGCGCTCCAATTCACGTGACCACCATCACGTTCTACTCCTACAAAGGCGGCGTCGGCCGAACCCTCGCCCTCGCCAACATCGCCCGCTATCTCTCCGCCCGTGGCAAACGCGTCGTCGCACTCGACCTCGACTTCGAAGCCCCCGGCCTCCCCCACAAACTCCTCCGCCACCACCCCGACCTCCGCAAAAACATCAAAGCCGGCGCAGTCGACCTCATCAAGCACTTCCTCGACCATCGCGACCTCCCCCCCTCCCTCGGCCCCTACGCCGTCCCCGTCCCCGTCCAAGCCGGCAAGCGCGCCCCACTCACCCTCATCCCCGCCGGCAACTCGCTCGACCCCGCCTACTGGAAGCGCCTCACCTACATCGTCTGGCCGGACCTTCTATATACGCCGGACGCCAACGGCGAATACCCCGGCCTCCCGCTCCTCCTCGATATCCGCAACCGCATCCGCGACGAGTTCACCCCCGATTACCTCCTGATCGATGCCCGCACCGGCATCACGGACCTCGGCTCCCTCGCCATCTCCATCCTCACCGACAAGATCGTGGCCCTATTCGTCAACAACGAAGAGAGCCTCGAAGGAACCCGCCTCGTCCTCCGGGGAGTCCGAAAAGCCCCCCGCATCCCGGACACCGCCACCGTCGAAATCATCCCCGTCCTCACCCGCATCCCGCAAGCCAAGCAAGAGACCGAAATCGTCGCCGAAGCCCTCGCCTTCCTCAACCAGCCGATAGACGATCTCGAAGCCCGCCTCGAATTCCCCCGCCTCCACGTCCTCCACTCGGACCGCGACCTCGAACTCAAAGAAGACCTCCGCATCGACGCCCTCTCCGCCGACTCGCCCCTCCGTCGCGAATACCTGCGGCTCTGCACCCGGCTCTTCGGGCCCGAGCGCCCGCTCAAGATCGCCATCGCCTCGTCCGAAGACCCCGACGCCACTCTGCTCGCCGCAGAAGTCGCCACCTACCTCGGACACTCTATCGTTGACGCCAACGCCGACCTCCACGTCGCCTTCGCCTGGACCAAAGTACCCGCCCAACTCCCAACCCCGCTCCGGCTCCTCATTAATGACGCGCCACCGCCCCTCAAGTCCGCCGCGGAAGCCCAAGCCTACGCCAAACTCAAGGCCCTCCAGGAGAACCCGCCCGCCGGCGTCGTCTGCACCTCCTACCTCGGCAAAGTCGCACTCCGCCAAGCCCTCGAGTTGGCCTTCGAATTCATCCCCACCACCACCGCCGATAACGCCCCGCTCGCCCGCTACCGAGCCCGCCTCGCCTCCTTCCGCGCCGATTGGGACCTCTCCGGCGTCGGAGTCGCCCAAGCCTTCGCCCAAGGCGAGACCCTCGCCGGCCGCCTCGAAGAGATCTACATCCCCCTCCGCTTCCACCCCACGGCCGACCCCGACAAACCCGAGCAAGGCGAACCGCTCACCCCCGAAGACCTCCTCGCCCGCGAACGCTCCCTGCTCATCAGCGGACCAGCCGGAGCCGGCAAAACCACCTGGACCCGCTACACCTTCTTAAAGCTCCTCGCCGACGAACGAGCCCTGCCCCTCCTCCTCGAACTCCGCCGCTACGCCGCCGAGTCCCCCGAGGCCGACCTCCCCATCGTGGACTACCTCGCTCAATGGGCGGAACTCGAT
Coding sequences within:
- a CDS encoding CoA transferase, which codes for MAPLDGITVLDFTRAVAGPFATMMLGDLGARVIKIEEPARGDETRAWAPPFVGGESAYFLSMNRNKESVAADLKTAADLALVRSIAARADVVVENFRPGVMERLGLGYEALRESNPGLIYASVSGFGQTGPASHLPGYDMIVQAVSGSMHTSATPEQEAAKVAFPVSDIVAALFTSNAIAAALYERTHTGAGRRIEVSLLEAMLCAQSNLAGSILLADHDPPRVGIAQGNIVPYQLFHCRDAAIVCGALNEPMWARFCAALEKPEWLADSRFAGNPARMRHRAELVGLIEGVLGAGTVADWTARFERHGIPCGPVLSLREALELEQVAARGAVVEMESAALGKLRMVGNPMRIEGCDLVYRAPAALGADTARVRAEFSVPEGS
- a CDS encoding sulfatase → MNRRTFLSTPAAMTPLAAQTSPPRPSGDSRPNVIWLFADQHRAQALSCNGDPNVSTPNIDNLSALGVNFSRAVSSFPLCCPFRGSVLTSRWAHHCVRGHEYALPDGQPTVAQPFNEAGYHTAYFGKWHLAGFKEATGRAAFHITDPDKRGGFAQWVGYENNNSQWDSWVHGGRGKDAFHYRLPGYETDELTNLLTKYIAERGADAQAGRGKPFFAVLSVQPPHDPYVAPAEYMQKFVPGKLDMRPNVPGVPDVQETARRDMAGYYAMIENWDWNIGRVRAALDKAGMSFNTHLVVFSDHGDMHGSHGMYRKTNPFEESIRVPFILAGEEPRYNNRANSRPDAVLTTVDIAPTTLGLCGIAKPTWMEGYDYSSFRLTKRERPAGMPDSAFLQQVVPTGHANSINKPYRGVVTRDGWKYVSFAGMPWVMYNLNEDPYEQVNVAHNNRYRAERRKLAARLKQWVADSGDQFEVAAE
- a CDS encoding UPF0182 family protein — protein: MSVGVNMEAVGPFRYIIAALLVIIGGNILAGTWIDYEWWKEVGQLDTWVNMLIYGVAPAGIAGLIAAAILWMALARGLKDGGRSLGVMPAFARLSVLLALFAGLMLASATIDSNAVIRWFGGSGQPVAAGAWQDPLFGKPLAFYLFSLPFYRVIYSYILALAVGAALTYVLAARMAPIQSQLEAAAAGGQFDVRALRLETGWTAGLLRAAAGLALLALAGRHYLNRYDLLMSDHGFLVGADYVDEHIRLPLLWLMIAAYVVAALAVLAGQWRAVFGVVATGALYVLAPPAVNALYVRPNEIQIQKPYIERHIEATRAAFGLNRRIEETEFSAKLDARPNLAAHKAIIDNIRLWDWRAFHDTVSQIQTLRPYYVFADSDVDRYVIDGDLRQVMLTPRELDIRQLPDAQSRWINPHFIYTHGYGMVMAEANRITPDGLPNLLVQDAPPKINTASLKLTRPEIYYGEVTHEPLFVRSGQKEFSYPSGNDSVFTRYEGAGGFPVASFPLRVAAAIRYADINMVLTTLFTDDTRMIIRRNVEQRLDTVAGFLYWDSDPYMVVTEDGRLVWTVDAYTVSDSHPYSSHVLLGGGRVNYIRNSVKATVDAYNGTIALYVVDETDPIVGAYRNLFPQLFKPMAEMPASIRAHLRYPETLFQTQAQIYRLFHMRDPQTFYNKEDVWDIARNLYGNENRPSPVAPTYVVATLPGETEPEFLLLLPFTPRSKDNLIGVMIARCDGEHLGELSFLQLSKQELVFGPMQMEARIDQDPEISKDLSLWGQKGSTVLRGQMLVLPVEDSFLYVEPIYIQAAEARMPQLKKVVLAMGNDLVYRDTYAEALAALEQVRGGAPVPTAAPAAGAAPAVERPPTGGDARRLTEIRGRLKRYRELWSQGKYADAGRELEAIEGLVR
- a CDS encoding TolC family protein — encoded protein: MRRFIAWILVCAAPAAAADPLTLEQAVAIALRSHPRIAADTALSEAAAANVNEVRAGLYPTVGAHVAGVGAVNDSRIAAGALNNPIILSRLGMGTSVSQLITDFGRTQDLTQTSRLRADSARENINATRAGVVLSVYRAFYSGLRTRNILRVLRQTIEDRQLILDQVNALAASNLKSRLDVSFAEVNLSEAQLALSAAENLHQAALAELSSAMGFREPRDYDLVEVDPRNQPPPSSADLIASAIAARPEITALRLEHQAALRYVEAEKKLSRPTVSALGAAGVAPAHSDRMRGRYGAVGVTFNMPVFNGHLFDAREREAAFRAQSIAKRIEDIENNVAREITVARLNADTAWQRIALGAQLLKQSRLALDLAQERYKLGLSSIVELSQAQLNETTATIRDTAAQYDYLIEIANLEYQAGRLR